In a genomic window of Candidatus Babeliales bacterium:
- a CDS encoding energy-coupling factor ABC transporter ATP-binding protein — translation MNIKNLSFKFDQSSSDFFKNLTITFEPNTVHVIQGDNGVGKSTLFSILQGVTQKNAILDATIELDRVIYTADNNALPHAFTHQVHTVLQKYDSMLANQFSFVQNLQLANMARYPGLQGLPEATLLNFVTALQIHPDIPVHLLSGGQRQLLAICMALQKSTKLLLLDEPTATLDKKNAHHVMRCLYQLAQELKVTMVVICHDKELVAEYAQGNSFIMEQSEDGLRVLRVV, via the coding sequence ATGAATATTAAAAATCTTTCATTTAAATTTGATCAAAGTAGTAGTGATTTTTTTAAGAATCTTACGATTACTTTTGAACCAAATACCGTACATGTTATCCAAGGTGATAACGGGGTAGGCAAATCAACATTGTTTTCTATTTTGCAAGGAGTGACGCAGAAAAATGCCATTCTTGATGCAACAATAGAATTAGATCGTGTGATCTATACAGCTGATAATAATGCGCTACCTCATGCTTTTACTCACCAGGTGCATACTGTGTTACAAAAATATGACAGCATGCTTGCTAACCAATTTAGTTTTGTGCAAAATCTGCAACTTGCTAATATGGCACGCTATCCCGGTTTGCAAGGATTACCAGAAGCGACATTATTGAATTTCGTCACCGCATTACAGATACATCCAGATATTCCAGTACATCTGCTTTCTGGTGGCCAGCGGCAGCTGCTTGCAATCTGTATGGCGTTACAAAAATCGACAAAATTGTTGTTGCTTGATGAACCAACGGCGACGCTTGATAAAAAGAATGCACATCATGTAATGCGCTGTTTGTATCAGCTTGCACAAGAGCTTAAGGTAACGATGGTTGTGATATGTCATGATAAGGAGTTGGTGGCGGAGTATGCGCAAGGAAACAGTTTTATTATGGAGCAATCAGAAGATGGGCTGCGGGTGTTGCGAGTGGTATAG
- a CDS encoding ABC transporter substrate-binding protein codes for MKMYMNVVAVAVFAIAMVGLLFYKQNKHLEAPAGQIKIAILTPTTHPALQEIERGFKEIVQESDGKQCLFTTFNANGNKTLLRAQAEEMVSGGYDLLFTIGAGCCQTIAELLKKKNVATPHIFTAVDGPEFAQSIMDLNTSSTGVYVKSDYKTEMDIVHLLKPNIKNMLLVYDPTHGVGLEKDKQEIAEYIKKFGITLHAVEIYQTNEIQQKVAALLPSMDVLLILADNTVVAGIDALITLCNRYGVTLFASDLESGKKGAALAYGVTEYESGSEAAQKALEILFDGKRPAELGLRAVTKFRVAVNTATAAMQNVIIDTQIVEQLKAMQVYHD; via the coding sequence ATGAAAATGTATATGAATGTTGTGGCAGTAGCAGTTTTTGCTATAGCAATGGTTGGCTTGCTGTTTTATAAGCAAAATAAGCACCTTGAAGCACCTGCGGGTCAGATAAAGATTGCGATTCTCACTCCAACCACGCACCCAGCATTACAAGAAATTGAGCGGGGATTTAAAGAGATCGTGCAAGAGAGTGATGGTAAGCAATGTCTGTTTACAACCTTTAACGCGAATGGTAATAAGACCTTGCTTCGTGCGCAAGCAGAAGAGATGGTGAGTGGTGGTTATGATCTACTCTTTACAATTGGTGCAGGATGTTGCCAAACGATAGCGGAGTTGCTAAAGAAAAAAAACGTTGCTACGCCACATATATTTACCGCAGTAGATGGTCCAGAATTTGCACAATCAATAATGGATTTAAATACATCATCAACGGGCGTGTATGTGAAGTCTGATTACAAAACGGAGATGGATATTGTGCATCTGCTTAAACCAAACATAAAAAACATGTTGTTGGTATACGACCCAACGCACGGTGTTGGTTTAGAAAAAGATAAACAAGAGATTGCAGAATATATCAAAAAGTTTGGTATTACGTTGCATGCGGTTGAGATTTATCAAACGAATGAAATACAGCAAAAGGTAGCAGCGTTACTGCCATCAATGGATGTTCTTTTGATACTTGCGGATAATACGGTGGTTGCGGGTATTGATGCGCTGATTACCTTATGTAATCGTTACGGTGTAACATTGTTTGCGTCTGATTTAGAGTCGGGTAAAAAAGGTGCAGCGCTTGCATATGGTGTCACTGAATATGAATCAGGAAGCGAGGCGGCGCAAAAAGCATTGGAAATATTGTTTGATGGGAAAAGGCCGGCAGAATTGGGATTGCGTGCGGTAACAAAGTTCCGTGTTGCAGTGAATACAGCAACTGCCGCGATGCAAAACGTCATAATAGATACGCAGATAGTAGAGCAGCTTAAAGCGATGCAGGTGTATCATGATTAA